A region from the Serinibacter arcticus genome encodes:
- a CDS encoding GNAT family N-acetyltransferase, giving the protein MSTLPAVRDRVAAVDLPVLNHPDVVRWRAATLEDAPAITRAQKAMDAVDHPDWTTPLEDVVDELSSSHVDLASDTILALGADGDVVAWGLTDLSPGRATRVQVYLTGGVVPAFRGRGLGRVLLAWQLARGQQLLATCPEQLPAWLQVSLDERNTTGLALAERAGLTVRRWFTSMDRDLAAPVQDVPVPDGVAIVAYSADRAEDARVARNDSFRDHWGSQPSQPERWQQFVGGTYFRPDLSQLAVDGEGRILGFALCTVTPEDFEVQGYTSSYIGVLGVVREARGRGIAPAILQAVLRATAGAGLERVVLDVDTASPTGALGLYERSGFVASSRSTTVAIDL; this is encoded by the coding sequence ATGTCCACGCTCCCCGCCGTCCGCGACCGCGTCGCCGCCGTCGATCTCCCCGTCCTGAACCACCCCGACGTCGTGCGGTGGCGCGCCGCGACCCTCGAGGACGCCCCTGCGATCACCCGCGCCCAGAAGGCCATGGACGCCGTCGACCACCCCGACTGGACGACGCCGCTGGAGGACGTCGTCGACGAGCTCTCCAGCTCGCACGTCGACCTCGCCAGCGACACGATCCTCGCGCTGGGGGCCGACGGCGACGTCGTGGCCTGGGGGTTGACCGACCTCTCACCCGGGCGCGCGACCCGGGTCCAGGTCTACCTCACCGGTGGGGTCGTCCCGGCGTTCCGCGGGCGCGGCCTCGGCCGGGTGCTCCTCGCCTGGCAGCTGGCGCGCGGGCAGCAGCTGCTCGCCACCTGTCCCGAGCAGCTGCCGGCGTGGCTCCAGGTCTCGCTCGACGAGCGCAACACCACCGGCCTCGCGCTGGCGGAGCGCGCCGGACTGACCGTCCGCCGGTGGTTCACCTCGATGGACCGGGACCTGGCCGCCCCGGTCCAGGACGTCCCGGTGCCCGACGGCGTGGCGATCGTGGCCTACTCGGCCGACCGGGCCGAGGACGCGCGCGTCGCCCGCAACGACTCCTTCCGTGACCACTGGGGGAGCCAGCCCTCCCAGCCCGAGCGCTGGCAGCAGTTCGTCGGCGGCACGTACTTCCGGCCCGACCTCTCCCAGCTGGCGGTCGACGGCGAGGGGCGGATCCTCGGCTTCGCGCTGTGCACCGTCACGCCCGAGGACTTCGAGGTCCAGGGGTACACGAGCAGCTACATCGGTGTGCTCGGGGTCGTGCGCGAGGCCCGCGGCCGAGGCATCGCCCCGGCGATCCTGCAGGCGGTGCTCCGTGCGACCGCCGGGGCCGGCCTGGAGCGGGTGGTGCTCGACGTCGACACGGCCAGTCCGACCGGGGCGCTCGGGCTCTACGAGCGTTCCGGGTTCGTGGCGTCCTCGCGCTCGACCACGGTCGCGATCGACCTCTGA
- a CDS encoding M13 family metallopeptidase encodes MSAPHHLAAAGGDPAVRPQDDLFRHVNGGWLREHVIPADRARDGEFHRLRDEAELQVRAIVDDAVADPTSGPVPEETAKVATLYAAFMDEDAIEAAGLEPLRADLDLVTGAADRAALAGVMGALQRTGVGGAFGLYVDTDSDDPTAYALHLLQSGLGLPDEAYYREEQHAATLAAYEAFVARQLALATGRSSDEAAEAAAVVVALETRLAAGHWDRVRDRDAVATHNPTTHTELATLLAGFDLAAWFAGIGITDAMLERIDVREPDYLTAFAAAWGEVDLEEWRTWLTWRVVRSRAPYLTRAVVAENFDFYGRTLTGAQEMRERWKRGVGLVEGALGDALARLYVDRHFPAENKERMDELVATLTEAYRRSIADLEWMGADTRARALEKLAAFTPKIGYPVRWLDYSSLVITSDVVESVRVTSAHETDRELRKLGGPVDRDEWFMTPQTVNAYYNPGMNEIVFPAAILQPPFFSPDASDAANYGGIGAVIGHEIGHGFDDQGSRYDGAGRLTDWWTEQDRTEFEARTSALVAQYDALSPAQLGGSHHVNGALTIGENIGDLGGLGIAIKAYRIALAAAAPDGVVDPEVERAGLRELFHTWGLIWRTKSRDEESIRLLSVDPHSPEEFRANAVVRNVDEFADVFDVKPGDALWLDPAERVRIW; translated from the coding sequence GTGTCCGCCCCGCACCATCTCGCAGCCGCCGGGGGCGATCCCGCCGTCCGGCCGCAGGACGACCTCTTCCGCCACGTGAACGGCGGTTGGCTGCGGGAGCACGTCATCCCCGCCGACCGCGCCAGGGACGGGGAGTTCCACCGCCTCCGCGACGAGGCCGAGCTCCAGGTCCGCGCCATCGTGGACGACGCCGTCGCCGACCCGACCTCGGGTCCCGTGCCCGAGGAGACGGCCAAGGTCGCCACCCTGTACGCCGCCTTCATGGACGAGGACGCGATCGAGGCCGCCGGTCTCGAGCCGCTGCGCGCCGACCTCGACCTCGTGACCGGTGCCGCCGACCGCGCCGCGCTGGCAGGCGTCATGGGCGCGCTCCAGCGCACCGGCGTCGGGGGCGCCTTCGGCCTCTACGTCGACACCGACTCCGACGACCCCACCGCCTACGCGCTCCACCTCCTCCAGTCCGGCCTCGGCCTTCCGGACGAGGCCTACTACCGCGAGGAGCAGCACGCCGCCACGCTCGCCGCCTACGAGGCGTTCGTCGCCCGGCAGCTCGCGCTCGCGACCGGCCGGAGCAGCGACGAGGCGGCCGAGGCGGCCGCCGTCGTCGTCGCCCTCGAGACCCGGCTCGCCGCCGGCCACTGGGACCGCGTGCGCGACCGCGACGCGGTCGCCACCCACAACCCGACGACGCACACCGAGCTCGCCACGCTTCTGGCGGGGTTCGACCTGGCCGCCTGGTTCGCCGGCATCGGGATCACCGACGCGATGCTCGAGCGCATCGACGTCCGCGAGCCCGACTACCTCACCGCCTTCGCGGCGGCGTGGGGCGAGGTCGACCTCGAGGAGTGGCGGACCTGGCTGACGTGGCGCGTGGTCCGCTCGCGGGCGCCGTACCTGACCCGGGCCGTCGTCGCCGAGAACTTCGACTTCTACGGGCGCACGCTGACGGGTGCGCAGGAGATGCGCGAGCGCTGGAAGCGCGGCGTCGGGCTGGTCGAGGGGGCCCTGGGCGACGCGCTCGCCCGCCTGTACGTCGACCGCCACTTCCCGGCCGAGAACAAGGAGCGGATGGACGAGCTCGTCGCCACGCTCACGGAGGCCTATCGACGCTCGATCGCCGACCTGGAGTGGATGGGCGCCGACACCCGCGCCCGCGCCCTGGAGAAGCTCGCCGCGTTCACGCCCAAGATCGGCTACCCGGTGCGCTGGCTCGACTACTCCTCGCTCGTCATCACGAGCGACGTCGTGGAGAGCGTGCGCGTCACGAGCGCGCACGAGACGGACCGCGAGCTGCGCAAGCTGGGCGGCCCCGTGGATCGCGACGAGTGGTTCATGACGCCCCAGACGGTCAACGCCTACTACAACCCGGGCATGAACGAGATCGTCTTCCCCGCCGCGATCCTGCAGCCGCCGTTCTTCTCCCCCGACGCCTCCGACGCCGCGAACTACGGCGGCATCGGCGCGGTCATCGGCCACGAGATCGGCCACGGCTTCGACGACCAGGGCAGCCGGTACGACGGCGCCGGTCGCCTCACCGACTGGTGGACCGAGCAGGACCGCACCGAGTTCGAGGCCCGCACGAGCGCGCTGGTGGCGCAGTACGACGCGCTCTCCCCCGCCCAGCTCGGCGGCTCCCACCACGTCAACGGCGCGCTCACGATCGGTGAGAACATCGGTGACCTCGGCGGGCTCGGCATCGCGATCAAGGCGTACCGGATCGCGCTGGCCGCCGCGGCGCCCGACGGCGTGGTGGACCCCGAGGTCGAGCGCGCCGGGCTGCGCGAGCTCTTCCACACGTGGGGCCTCATCTGGCGGACGAAGTCGCGCGACGAGGAGTCGATCCGGCTGCTGTCGGTCGACCCCCACTCCCCCGAGGAGTTCCGCGCGAACGCCGTCGTGCGCAACGTCGACGAGTTCGCCGACGTGTTCGACGTCAAGCCCGGTGACGCCCTGTGGCTCGACCCGGCGGAGCGCGTCCGCATCTGGTGA
- a CDS encoding DsbA family protein, translating into MTAGVTTSTAPEVDFWFDPICPWAWMTSRWITDVAQQRDVTVRWHVMSLSVLNDGRDLPESYRTMMDRAWGPVRVAIAAAERHGDAVLGDLYTALGTRIHLGEEEYPAAIAGALADVGLEADLAEAADSDAFDEKLRASHAEGIGMVGEDVGTPVVAINGRGYFGPVVTPAPKGEDALRLFDGLVLLTSVDGLYELKRTRTSGPILD; encoded by the coding sequence ATGACTGCAGGCGTGACGACGAGCACCGCTCCCGAGGTCGACTTCTGGTTCGACCCGATCTGCCCGTGGGCCTGGATGACGTCGCGCTGGATCACCGACGTCGCGCAGCAGCGCGACGTCACGGTCCGCTGGCACGTGATGTCGCTGTCCGTCCTCAACGACGGCCGCGACCTGCCCGAGAGCTACCGCACCATGATGGACCGCGCGTGGGGCCCCGTCCGCGTCGCCATCGCCGCGGCCGAGCGCCACGGCGACGCCGTTCTCGGTGATCTCTACACCGCCCTCGGCACGCGGATCCACCTCGGCGAGGAGGAGTACCCGGCCGCGATCGCCGGTGCGCTCGCCGACGTCGGTCTCGAGGCCGACCTGGCCGAGGCGGCCGACAGCGACGCGTTCGACGAGAAGCTTCGCGCCTCCCACGCCGAGGGCATCGGCATGGTCGGCGAGGACGTCGGCACGCCGGTCGTGGCGATCAACGGGCGCGGCTACTTCGGCCCGGTCGTCACCCCTGCACCGAAGGGCGAGGACGCGCTGCGCCTGTTCGACGGCCTGGTGCTCCTGACCTCGGTCGACGGTCTCTACGAGCTCAAGCGGACCCGGACGTCCGGGCCGATCCTCGACTGA
- a CDS encoding MarR family winged helix-turn-helix transcriptional regulator: MTTPTPRWLSEDELRAWLRLLAVVELLPGVLDSQLRRDSSFTHFEYQTLAMLSESGDRTLQMSALADRTNATLPRLSHVITRLADRGLVERRACPQDGRATNVALTDAGWDAVVEAAPGHVATARASVIDALTPEQITQVAEISEAVLGRLDPDGRMTGTLA; encoded by the coding sequence ATGACCACCCCCACCCCCCGCTGGCTGTCCGAGGACGAGCTGCGCGCCTGGCTGCGCCTGCTCGCTGTCGTCGAGCTGCTGCCCGGGGTGCTGGACTCGCAGCTGCGGCGGGACTCCTCCTTCACGCACTTCGAGTACCAGACGCTCGCGATGCTGTCGGAGTCCGGTGACCGCACGCTGCAGATGTCGGCGCTCGCGGACCGGACCAACGCCACGCTCCCGCGGCTCTCGCACGTGATCACGCGGCTCGCCGACCGCGGACTGGTCGAGCGCCGGGCCTGCCCGCAGGACGGTCGGGCCACCAACGTCGCGCTCACCGACGCCGGCTGGGACGCCGTCGTGGAGGCGGCTCCCGGCCACGTCGCGACGGCGCGCGCCAGCGTCATCGACGCCCTCACGCCCGAGCAGATCACCCAGGTCGCCGAGATCAGCGAGGCGGTCCTGGGGCGCCTGGACCCGGACGGCCGCATGACGGGCACCCTCGCCTGA
- a CDS encoding VOC family protein codes for MDLLAPDTHMDTLTLHVGDLALMESYYASALALVPLVQSGHEVVLGRGGRGVVRLVHTPGLPRPSRSQAGLFHTAMLLPDEATLAATVLAAAQDPRSRFVGSSDHHVSEAFYFTDPEGNGIELYRDRPRLGWLGPDGRISMSTEHLDPNAYLTTHLQESVVAGITGSEAAVGHIHLQVGDLDVAERFFVDALGFEITTRYPGALFVSAGGYHHHMAMNVWNSAGAPARAATLGLGEVAITVPSREDVEAAAERLRHHGHEVADDGRTLRVADPWGSSVALTPAAAA; via the coding sequence ATGGACCTGCTCGCCCCCGACACCCACATGGACACGCTCACCCTGCACGTGGGCGACCTCGCGCTGATGGAGTCCTACTACGCGAGCGCCCTGGCCCTCGTACCGCTCGTCCAGAGCGGGCACGAGGTGGTCCTCGGGCGGGGCGGTCGAGGCGTCGTCCGGCTGGTCCACACCCCCGGACTCCCCCGGCCGTCGCGGTCGCAGGCGGGCCTGTTCCACACCGCGATGCTGCTGCCCGACGAGGCGACGCTCGCCGCGACCGTGCTCGCGGCGGCGCAGGACCCCCGATCGCGCTTCGTCGGCAGCTCCGACCACCACGTCTCGGAGGCCTTCTACTTCACCGACCCGGAGGGCAACGGCATCGAGCTCTACCGCGACCGGCCGCGGTTGGGCTGGCTCGGGCCCGACGGCCGCATCTCCATGTCGACGGAGCACCTCGACCCGAACGCCTACCTGACCACCCACCTGCAGGAGTCCGTCGTCGCGGGGATCACCGGCAGCGAGGCCGCCGTGGGCCACATCCACCTGCAGGTCGGTGACCTCGACGTCGCGGAGCGCTTCTTCGTCGACGCGCTCGGCTTCGAGATCACGACGCGCTACCCGGGCGCCCTGTTCGTCAGCGCCGGCGGCTACCACCACCACATGGCGATGAACGTCTGGAACTCCGCGGGGGCGCCGGCGCGGGCCGCCACGCTGGGGCTCGGCGAGGTCGCCATCACGGTGCCGAGCCGCGAGGACGTCGAGGCCGCGGCCGAGCGGCTGCGGCACCACGGCCACGAGGTCGCCGACGACGGGCGCACGCTGCGCGTCGCCGACCCGTGGGGCTCGTCCGTCGCGCTCACGCCGGCCGCGGCTGCCTAG
- a CDS encoding alpha/beta hydrolase, with amino-acid sequence MTPLAVDDSATFRRPGADPDAPLLLVLHGYGASEGDLLALLPHLGHDGDAAFLRAPLALGPGQWAWFPITTIGSPDVTAVQAAAEAVLAWLAEHADGRDVVALGFSQGSTVALQVARTEPGRLAALVVLSGFVMPAAQAGDAALAALAPPAFFGHGTADAIIPPPVTALTSDWLARHTSVTERSYPGLPHGVSGEELVDVREFLTGLDAR; translated from the coding sequence ATGACCCCCCTCGCCGTCGACGACTCCGCCACGTTCCGCCGACCCGGCGCCGACCCGGACGCCCCGCTGCTGCTCGTGCTGCACGGGTACGGCGCGAGCGAGGGCGACCTGCTCGCCCTGCTGCCGCACCTCGGGCACGACGGCGACGCGGCCTTCCTGCGCGCGCCGCTCGCCCTCGGGCCCGGGCAGTGGGCGTGGTTCCCCATCACCACGATCGGCAGCCCGGACGTCACCGCCGTCCAGGCCGCGGCCGAGGCCGTGCTCGCGTGGCTGGCCGAGCACGCGGACGGACGCGACGTCGTCGCCCTCGGCTTCAGCCAGGGCTCGACCGTGGCGCTCCAGGTCGCGCGGACCGAACCCGGACGGCTGGCCGCCCTCGTGGTGCTGTCGGGCTTCGTCATGCCGGCGGCGCAGGCCGGGGACGCCGCGCTCGCGGCCCTCGCCCCGCCGGCCTTCTTCGGGCACGGCACCGCCGACGCGATCATCCCGCCGCCGGTGACCGCTCTCACCTCGGACTGGCTCGCGCGCCACACCTCGGTGACGGAGCGGTCGTACCCCGGCCTGCCGCACGGGGTGAGCGGGGAGGAGCTCGTGGACGTGCGGGAGTTCCTGACGGGTCTCGACGCGCGCTGA
- a CDS encoding ArgE/DapE family deacylase has protein sequence MPLNDAQRRVLDALDEAELVADLVASIQVPSITGTAAESDLQHRQATALTRTGMDVDLWRIDVEAIRADPAFPGDETDRSEAYGVVATTGPGLPALVLQGHVDVVPVGDLARWEAHDPFSGRIDGDVLHGRGACDMKAGVAVNLAVARAIHRSGVRLERPLAVHTVVSEEDGGLGAFATLQRGHRGDVAVITEPSEGRLVTANAGALTFEIVVPGRAAHGSSRLSGYSAIDAYLPLHRALAELERERNAGSDPRFRGNPLPYGISVGTVHAGDWASSVPDLLTVTGRLGVRIGEDPAHARAALERAVLAAGTRDPWLRDHPAVVTWPGGQFASGWIEPGHAFIAEVADCVAEVTGAPRPDEMAAPYGSDMRLYNGLGGIPTLTYGPGDVRFAHAPREQVRLSETIDVARALAALAAARCGAH, from the coding sequence GTGCCGCTCAACGACGCCCAACGACGTGTCCTCGACGCCCTCGACGAGGCCGAGCTCGTCGCCGACCTCGTCGCCTCGATCCAGGTGCCCAGCATCACCGGGACCGCGGCCGAGTCCGACCTCCAGCACCGGCAGGCGACGGCGCTGACGCGCACCGGGATGGACGTAGACCTCTGGCGCATCGACGTCGAGGCCATCCGGGCGGACCCCGCCTTCCCCGGCGACGAGACCGACCGGAGCGAGGCCTACGGCGTCGTCGCCACCACGGGGCCCGGACTGCCGGCGCTGGTGCTGCAGGGGCACGTGGACGTCGTGCCCGTCGGCGACCTCGCCAGGTGGGAGGCGCACGACCCGTTCTCCGGGCGCATCGACGGCGACGTTCTGCACGGCCGCGGCGCGTGCGACATGAAGGCGGGCGTCGCCGTCAACCTCGCCGTCGCCCGCGCGATCCACCGCTCCGGCGTCCGGCTCGAGCGACCCCTCGCCGTTCACACCGTGGTCTCGGAGGAGGACGGCGGGCTGGGCGCCTTCGCGACGCTGCAGCGAGGGCACCGCGGCGACGTCGCCGTCATCACCGAGCCGTCGGAGGGGCGGCTCGTCACCGCCAACGCGGGGGCCCTGACGTTCGAGATCGTCGTGCCCGGCCGGGCCGCGCACGGCAGCTCGCGGCTGTCCGGCTACAGCGCGATCGATGCCTACCTCCCGCTCCACCGCGCGCTGGCCGAGCTGGAGCGCGAGCGCAACGCCGGCTCCGACCCGCGGTTCCGGGGCAACCCCCTGCCCTACGGCATCTCGGTCGGCACCGTCCACGCGGGCGACTGGGCCAGCAGCGTGCCCGACCTGCTGACCGTCACGGGACGCCTCGGCGTCCGGATCGGCGAGGACCCCGCCCACGCGCGCGCCGCCCTCGAGCGAGCTGTTCTCGCGGCCGGCACGCGCGACCCCTGGCTGCGCGACCACCCGGCGGTCGTCACCTGGCCCGGCGGGCAGTTCGCCTCCGGGTGGATCGAGCCCGGTCACGCGTTCATCGCCGAGGTGGCCGACTGCGTCGCCGAGGTCACCGGGGCTCCCCGGCCGGACGAGATGGCTGCGCCCTACGGGTCGGACATGCGTCTGTACAACGGCCTCGGCGGCATCCCGACCCTGACCTACGGCCCCGGGGACGTGCGGTTCGCCCACGCCCCGCGCGAGCAGGTCCGCCTGAGCGAGACCATCGACGTCGCCCGCGCGCTGGCCGCCCTGGCCGCCGCCCGCTGCGGGGCGCACTGA
- the pepN gene encoding aminopeptidase N: MPGENLTRVEAQQRAAVVTTHSYDVELDLTRGEKVFGSRTVARFSATPGASTFIDLIAPQVHTVTLNGRELDVHAVFADSRLQLDDLAAENELVVEASCAYMHTGEGLHRFVDPVDGEVYLYSQFEVADTRRVFAVFEQPDLKATFAFTVTAPAHWRVISTSPTPEPVAGEGDVATWTFEPTVVLPCYVTAIIAGPYAGGEGELTSSDGRTIPLAVYCRASLAEHLDVEEILDVTRRGFAFYEQAFDYPYPYPKYDQIFVPEFNAGAMENAGAVTFLENYVFRSKVTDAMVERRAVTILHELAHMWFGDLVTMRWWNDLWLNESFAEYASTLATAEATRWTSAWTTFSSLEKSWAYKQDQLPSTHPIVAEINDLEDVEVNFDGITYAKGASVLRQLVAWVGQEEFLAGVAAYFKAHAHSNTELVDLLRELERTSGRDLSGWSAQWLEKAGVTLLRPDLQVETGDDGVRRIASLAIAQEAPEAWPTLRPHRLAVAGYDVVDGTLVRRLHLELDVDGARTEVPQWTGEVAPDLLLVNDGDLAYAKIRLDDVSLATALSSLRGFTDSLARTLVWGAAWDMTRDGEWPARSFVDLVLGNIDAETDSSVVMVLLRQLNQTIGELVDPAVRGQVGEHAADRLWELTTAAAPGSDAQLQFAKAYALRARTAEQLDRLTALRDGSLDVEGLAIDVDLRWELLTALVAGGAAGEAEIAAELTRDATASGERAAAGARAAIATAEAKERVWATVVDADELPNALQMATVLGFSRTHDRSLTVPFAERYFAALETVWADRTNEMAQNVVTFLYPSWLADIDTSHGVDVVALTDAWLAQLGDRTPALRRLVIEAADGVRRALEVQQVDRDHG, translated from the coding sequence GTGCCTGGAGAGAACCTCACCCGCGTCGAGGCGCAGCAGCGCGCCGCCGTCGTCACCACCCACAGCTACGACGTCGAGCTCGACCTGACCCGCGGGGAGAAGGTGTTCGGATCGCGCACCGTCGCGCGGTTCTCCGCCACCCCCGGCGCCTCGACCTTCATCGACCTCATCGCGCCGCAGGTGCACACGGTCACGCTGAACGGGCGCGAGCTCGACGTGCACGCGGTGTTCGCCGACTCCCGCCTCCAGCTCGACGACCTCGCGGCCGAGAACGAGCTCGTCGTCGAGGCGTCCTGCGCCTACATGCACACGGGTGAGGGTCTGCACCGCTTCGTCGACCCCGTCGACGGCGAGGTCTACCTCTACTCGCAGTTCGAGGTCGCCGACACCCGCCGCGTGTTCGCCGTCTTCGAGCAGCCCGACCTCAAGGCGACCTTCGCCTTCACGGTCACGGCCCCCGCCCACTGGCGCGTCATCTCCACCTCCCCCACGCCGGAGCCCGTCGCCGGCGAGGGCGACGTCGCGACCTGGACGTTCGAACCCACCGTGGTCCTGCCCTGCTACGTCACGGCGATCATCGCCGGCCCGTACGCGGGCGGCGAGGGCGAGCTGACCAGCTCCGACGGACGCACGATCCCGCTCGCCGTCTACTGCCGCGCCAGCCTGGCCGAGCACCTGGACGTCGAGGAGATCCTCGACGTCACGCGCCGCGGCTTCGCGTTCTACGAGCAGGCGTTCGACTACCCCTACCCGTACCCCAAGTACGACCAGATCTTCGTGCCCGAGTTCAACGCGGGCGCGATGGAGAACGCCGGCGCGGTGACCTTCCTGGAGAACTACGTCTTCCGGAGCAAGGTCACCGACGCGATGGTCGAGCGCCGCGCCGTCACGATCCTGCACGAGCTCGCCCACATGTGGTTCGGCGACCTGGTGACGATGAGGTGGTGGAACGACCTCTGGCTGAACGAGTCCTTCGCCGAGTACGCCTCGACGCTGGCGACGGCCGAGGCCACGCGCTGGACCTCCGCCTGGACGACGTTCTCCTCGCTCGAGAAGTCCTGGGCGTACAAGCAGGACCAGCTGCCCTCCACGCACCCGATCGTGGCGGAGATCAACGACCTCGAGGACGTCGAGGTCAACTTCGACGGCATCACCTACGCCAAGGGCGCCTCGGTGCTGCGCCAGCTCGTGGCGTGGGTCGGGCAGGAGGAGTTCCTCGCCGGCGTCGCCGCCTACTTCAAGGCGCACGCGCACTCCAACACCGAGCTCGTCGACCTGCTGCGCGAGCTCGAGCGCACCTCCGGCCGCGACCTGTCCGGCTGGAGCGCCCAGTGGTTGGAGAAGGCCGGCGTCACGCTGCTGCGCCCCGACCTGCAGGTCGAGACGGGTGACGACGGCGTGCGCCGCATCGCCTCGCTCGCGATCGCCCAGGAGGCCCCCGAGGCCTGGCCCACGCTGCGGCCGCACCGGCTCGCGGTGGCGGGCTACGACGTCGTCGACGGCACGCTGGTCCGCCGGCTGCACCTCGAGCTCGACGTCGACGGCGCGCGCACCGAGGTGCCGCAGTGGACCGGCGAGGTCGCCCCCGACCTCCTGCTCGTCAACGACGGCGACCTCGCCTACGCGAAGATCCGCCTCGACGACGTCTCGCTCGCCACGGCGCTGTCCTCGCTGCGCGGCTTCACCGACTCCCTCGCCCGCACCCTGGTGTGGGGCGCCGCGTGGGACATGACGCGCGACGGCGAGTGGCCGGCCCGCAGCTTCGTGGACCTCGTGCTGGGCAACATCGACGCCGAGACCGACTCCTCCGTCGTCATGGTGCTGCTGCGCCAGCTCAACCAGACCATCGGCGAGCTCGTGGACCCGGCCGTGCGCGGCCAGGTCGGCGAGCACGCGGCCGATCGGCTGTGGGAGCTCACGACGGCGGCCGCCCCCGGCTCCGACGCGCAGCTGCAGTTCGCCAAGGCGTACGCCCTGCGGGCCCGCACGGCCGAGCAGCTGGACCGCCTGACCGCCCTGCGCGACGGATCGCTGGACGTCGAGGGCCTCGCGATCGACGTCGACCTGCGGTGGGAGCTGCTCACGGCGCTCGTCGCCGGCGGCGCGGCCGGCGAGGCCGAGATCGCCGCCGAGCTGACACGGGACGCGACCGCCAGCGGCGAGCGCGCCGCCGCCGGGGCCCGGGCCGCGATCGCGACGGCCGAGGCCAAGGAGAGGGTGTGGGCGACGGTGGTCGACGCCGACGAGCTCCCGAACGCCCTGCAGATGGCCACGGTGCTCGGGTTCTCCCGCACGCACGACCGGTCGCTGACCGTGCCGTTCGCGGAGCGCTACTTCGCGGCGCTCGAGACCGTGTGGGCGGATCGGACCAACGAGATGGCGCAGAACGTCGTGACGTTCCTGTACCCGTCCTGGCTCGCCGACATCGACACCAGCCACGGCGTCGACGTCGTCGCGCTCACCGACGCGTGGCTCGCCCAGCTCGGGGACCGGACGCCGGCGCTGCGCCGGCTCGTGATCGAGGCCGCCGACGGCGTGCGCCGCGCGCTGGAGGTGCAGCAGGTCGACCGCGACCACGGCTGA